In Gossypium raimondii isolate GPD5lz chromosome 12, ASM2569854v1, whole genome shotgun sequence, a single window of DNA contains:
- the LOC105764182 gene encoding coumaroyl-CoA:anthocyanidin 3-O-glucoside-6''-O-coumaroyltransferase 1, with protein sequence MYINFAPISLKLLFCSFNLGSMAGPSYLVNILDSNHVSAPKGSVPSTTLALTYLDLPWFPSAPMQSLFFYEFPHPISHFMQTTLPTLTQSLSLTLQHFFPLAAKLICPPPPLKPFILYSDGDSVPLIVAEFTGADVDHLTANYPRDFKLLHPFVPELPPSTMSSDGTLVMPIMAVKVTVFPNTGVCIGMVHNHVAADGSAFMHFMRSWSSVCKSKGDSTFLDEESRRPFYNRDALGDPDGCNEEALKCYWHWISSWRENLAGPTKEISSVDKVRATFVLTRAQITKLKQWLTTQCKNSSNDSEEVKISTFVVTCSIMWICMIKSQENNIQVSTNGDDDDDDDTFYYLLFAVDCRNRIGFSLPVTYFGNCLAPGIIRAKKSELMGAKGIVTAGKAIAKKVKEMESGALTEAEKGPSNLEEMFRSGHHVGISGSPKFRVYDMDFGWGRPLKIEFIHIDDGGSLSLIESKNESGGMEVSLVLSKNQMDAFTSNLAESLKAF encoded by the coding sequence ATGTATATTAACTTTGCACCAATTTCTCTAAAACTATTATTCTGCAGCTTCAATCTTGGATCAATGGCTGGTCCATCCTACCTTGTGAATATCCTTGATAGCAACCATGTTTCAGCACCGAAAGGGTCGGTTCCCTCAACAACACTTGCTCTTACTTACTTGGACCTCCCATGGTTTCCTTCTGCTCCCATGCAAAGCCTTTTCTTCTACGAATTCCCTCACCCTATCTCTCATTTCATGCAAACCACGCTCCCAACTCTAACCCAGTCTCTTTCTCTAACTCTTCAACATTTTTTCCCACTTGCAGCGAAGCTCATCTGCCCTCCGCCTCCACTTAAGCCTTTTATCCTTTACAGTGACGGCGATTCTGTTCCTCTTATCGTCGCCGAATTCACCGGCGCTGATGTCGACCATCTCACAGCCAACTACCCTCGAGATTTCAAATTACTACACCCCTTTGTTCCCGAATTGCCACCATCGACTATGTCATCGGATGGCACACTAGTGATGCCCATCATGGCCGTCAAGGTCACAGTGTTTCCAAACACTGGCGTCTGCATTGGGATGGTGCATAACCATGTGGCAGCCGATGGAAGCGCATTCATGCACTTCATGAGATCTTGGTCTTCCGTTTGCAAGTCAAAAGGAGACTCGACGTTTCTCGACGAAGAGTCGCGGAGACCTTTCTATAACAGGGATGCGTTGGGAGACCCTGATGGTTGCAACGAGGAGGCCCTAAAATGCTACTGGCACTGGATATCATCTTGGAGAGAGAACCTTGCTGGTCCTACCAAGGAAATATCATCGGTGGACAAGGTTCGAGCCACATTTGTCCTGACCCGAGCTCAAATCACCAAACTCAAGCAGTGGCTCACGACTCAGTGCAAGAACAGCAGCAATGATTCCGAAGAAGTAAAGATATCAACATTTGTAGTCACATGCTCTATCATGTGGATATGTATGATCAAGTCGCAAGAGAATAATATTCAAGTATCAACAAATGGTGACGACGACGACGATGATGATACGTTTTACTACTTGCTTTTTGCGGTTGATTGCCGGAACCGAATTGGATTTTCTCTGCCTGTAACATATTTTGGGAACTGCCTAGCACCAGGTATTATACGAGCCAAGAAGAGTGAGCTGATGGGGGCAAAGGGGATAGTCACAGCGGGGAAAGCAATTGCCAAAAAGGTGAAAGAGATGGAGAGCGGCGCCCTGACAGAAGCAGAAAAAGGACCGTCAAACCTTGAGGAAATGTTTAGGTCGGGGCATCATGTAGGGATCTCTGGATCACCAAAATTTCGTGTATATGATATGGATTTTGGGTGGGGGAGACCTCTAAAGATCGAGTTTATTCACATCGACGATGGTGGATCTTTGTCGTTGATCGAGTCTAAAAACGAATCTGGCGGCATGGAAGTTTCCTTGGTTCTTAGCAAGAATCAAATGGATGCATTCACTTCAAATCTTGCTGAAAGCTTAAAAGCCTTTTGA